The window TTGAGCATATATTTTCGCGACCAGAGGGTCTGGCAGCGATCGATCAATGCCTTGAGCTGGGCCGTGACGTTGTAGAAAAAAATTGGCGATGCCGCCACGATGATATCGGCCTTGCGCAGCAATGCGTAAATTTCACGGCTCATATCATCGTCGATGGGGCAAATACCCTTTTTCTCGCAAACCGTAAACTCCTTGCACGGATCGATGTGCCGCCTGCACACATCGATGGTCTGGATCTCGATGCCCAGCTGCGCCAGTTCCTGCATGAAAGCGGCCAACAGAATGTCGCTGTTACCCTTTTTTCTTGGGCTGCCTTGAAGACCGAGGGCCAGCATCCGGTTCTACTCCTTCACATGACACTTGTTGCACGTGAGCGGACCGGTCGGTTTGCCGGCCGTCTTCTCCGCCCTGTGACACTTGATGCACTGCTTGTTCATCACCTGTTTTTTTTGCAGCACGCCCTCGCTTTTAAGCTTCTCGATGCCGCCCTTTTCCTGGGGAAACGCCTGGTGGCAGATCAAACAATCCGCCAATCGCGTTTGATGGTCCTGATGTGGAAACGGCACCGGTCCGCTGCTACCCCCTTCCAGCATAATCTGGGCGGCACCCTTGTTGATCTCCGCCTTTGCAGCGGGCAACATCACTACTGCCCCCCACAAAACCAACAGGATTAAAGCGACACGCATCATGGATGTCTCTTTTTGAACGGATTCCGGTGGGTCCTTCTGCGGTGATTTTTGCAATCAACACCCCTCCCTGCACCAGGCAGTACTGCACGCTGCGCCGCATCCGGCCCAACAACGGTCGTGTGCTGCCGTGCAACTTCATAGAAATATAAGCCCAGGTTACCTCAGAATGCCACAGAGAACCCCGGTGCTACCGAAGCCTCCAAAGATCAGCTGGCGCCTTCCAGTTTGCACTGCGTGAAATCGATGGGTTCACCGCAGCTGTCGCATTTGTGCGGCTTGTGAAACTCATCAGAAAAAATTTCTTTTGGTGTCCCGCACTTCGGACATTTGCACACAAACGACTTGAGGTTCCGGAAACTTTCAAATCCTGGACAATGTTGAGGTGTGGACATGACTTCCTCCTTCGTTGTGTGAAGATATGAAATCCCCTATTTGATACGAGGGTCCTTACCGCTCACCGCACAATCCGGGGTATAGCAGGTGTTGTCTAAAAACTCACAAGATTGTTTGCAAGACGGGCATCTTTCCGGTGGCCGTTCGGCTTCCAACTCATACCCGCAATTGCCGCATTTCCACTTGGCCATGCAATCACCCCCTCCATTAATTCGTACCCACCCGCAAATGGCCATCTGGCCATTTGCGGGTGGACAACTCAAAACCCGCATTTGATTCCGCCGTCCGGGAGACACTGGCCGATGTCCGACTTGAGTAGTCTGGCCGGATAGCCTGGACCTTATCAGCCCGCCTAAGCCTTCCAGAGCCCATGAATATTGCAATATTCACGGGCTTTAATGTCAGATGCCGTGACCATGAAGATGGCTTCGGGGGTCTGCCCCGGCTTGAGGAACTGCCGGTATGCCTTTCCATCGGCGATAATTTCGATCCATTCGATGTAATGCTTCTCTTCCATGGGATGAGCCACACTGCCCACCTTTACCTTGACGCCGCCATCGATCTTCTCGATAACGGGAACATGTTTTTCCTTGGCCGCGTCCACGGTGTTTTCCTTCATGCAGACCATGGGCTGACCACAGCACACGAGTTGGCCGGGACCAGCATGCAACACTTCTACAATATTGCCACAAACATTACATTTGTAAACTTCCAACCTTTCGGTCATTTCCCTTTTCTCCTCTCCTTTGTTGATGGGTGAATGGACGATTGCTGAATGGCTCGATAAAAAAAGCTTACCAGTTTTCGCCCAACAATTCAAAATGGGCTTGAGGATGGGCGCATGCCGGGCACATTTGGGGAGCCTCGTAACCCTCATGCAGGTACCCGCAATTGCGACAGCGCCACACCACGGCCTGGCTGCGCTTGAAAACCTTGCCGGCCTGAATGTTGGCGGCCAGATCGCGATAACGCTTTTCATGCTGTTTTTCGGCCACGCTGATCGCCTCCCAAACCATGGCGATGGCATCGAAACCTTCCTGACGGGCGATTTTTGCAAAACCGGGATACATCTCGATATGCTCATGACGCTCGCCGTCGGCTGCTGCATTCAGGTTCTCCAGGGTAGAACCGATGATTCCGGCGGGAAACGCACCTGCGATCTCAATCTCTCCGCCCTCCAGAAACTTGAAAAACCGCTTGGCGTGTTCTTTCTCCTGATTGGCCGTCTCTTCGAAAATATCCGAAATCTGAACAAAGCCATCCTTACGGGCTTTGCTGGCAAAGTAGGTGTAACGAGTCCTCGCCTGGGACTCCCCCGCGAATGAGATCAGCAGGTTTTTTTCGGTTTGGGATCCTTTTAAAA is drawn from Desulfatitalea tepidiphila and contains these coding sequences:
- a CDS encoding desulfoferrodoxin, producing the protein MTERLEVYKCNVCGNIVEVLHAGPGQLVCCGQPMVCMKENTVDAAKEKHVPVIEKIDGGVKVKVGSVAHPMEEKHYIEWIEIIADGKAYRQFLKPGQTPEAIFMVTASDIKAREYCNIHGLWKA
- the rbr gene encoding rubrerythrin → MAILKGSQTEKNLLISFAGESQARTRYTYFASKARKDGFVQISDIFEETANQEKEHAKRFFKFLEGGEIEIAGAFPAGIIGSTLENLNAAADGERHEHIEMYPGFAKIARQEGFDAIAMVWEAISVAEKQHEKRYRDLAANIQAGKVFKRSQAVVWRCRNCGYLHEGYEAPQMCPACAHPQAHFELLGENW
- a CDS encoding rubredoxin-like domain-containing protein, with protein sequence MRVLSCPPANGQMAICGWVRINGGGDCMAKWKCGNCGYELEAERPPERCPSCKQSCEFLDNTCYTPDCAVSGKDPRIK
- a CDS encoding cytochrome c3 family protein — translated: MQKSPQKDPPESVQKETSMMRVALILLVLWGAVVMLPAAKAEINKGAAQIMLEGGSSGPVPFPHQDHQTRLADCLICHQAFPQEKGGIEKLKSEGVLQKKQVMNKQCIKCHRAEKTAGKPTGPLTCNKCHVKE